In Nitrospirota bacterium, one genomic interval encodes:
- a CDS encoding PAS domain S-box protein — MPIDACRKTGIEVIGEVPWGTHFCQFYKTKEDLLDLLVPYFTAGLAQNEFCMWVTSEPLTEAEAMSALRQAVPDLDRYLAKGQLEIIPYTDWYRRGGVFEADRVLRGWVEKLEQARAKGFEGLRLTGNTFWLESQEWHAFADYEQKVNSVIGQFRMMALCTYSLDKCGASEVIDVVSNHQFALIKREGRWARIQSSEQKRVEDELREREERFRTLTESLPQLIWTCLPDGRCDYLSRQWIEYTGIPEAPQLGYGWTEQLHPDDRRHVQNVWDAAVRDGNKFDVEFRIRRADGLYRWFKTRAVPLRDPSGCIVKWFGSNTDIDEQRRVEEEVRRLNAELEQRVVERTAQLQTANRKLETEIAEHERTEAALREGVARGFRQVAALIALTKRAATQHGDVMASLRRITEMSAKTLGVARVSIWRFDPARPVLRCVDLYERDVDRHSSGQELRTGDYPGYFLALSEADVIDASDAHADPRTREFSESYLTPLGIRSMMDATIRLGGVPDGVVCHEHVGPVRHWTQDEQAFAVAIANQVALRLEEWERKRLEEKHGQLAAILDSTSDFVATADGDGHVLYVNRAGRRLIGFGEDEDLTGLRIADEDQPQGPADFLQQGLPTAAREGQWSGETELLARDGRKIPVSQVVLAHKGPDGSVTLFSTIARDITDRKRAEETLRQAEQKLREILEHSTNVFYAHTPDHVLTYLSPQASALLACAPAMGQTKWTEFLTDNPVNQQGFELTQRAIDTGQAQPAYELELKAMDGRVIWVEVHEAPVVRDGKTTAIVGSLTDITERKRVEQEVRLAKERFQSLVETIGDWIWEIDRNGRYTYVSPRIQDLLGYEPADVIGRTPFELMPPDEAERVAVTFEAFLSVHAPFTGIENTNLHKDGRRIVLETSGMPVFDGNGEFLGYRGTDRDITDRKRAEEMIEASRDFYLKLLDDFPTPVWRAGLDAKCNWFNKTWLDLTGRTLEQELRDGWVEGVHPDDRARCVHDYRQAFDAHRPFVLEYRLRRHDGAYRWMMDVGQPFNDLDGTFAGYVGSCYDFTDRKQSEEEQRRLQHFLDSIIENLPDMVFVKDARDLRFVLFNRAGEALIGRSQEELIGKCDHDFFPKEQADFFAAKDRDVLAGGQLLDIPEELIQTRDKGQRILHTKKIPILDEQGVPRYLLGLSQDITERKRAEQALRESEQRFRAMVETSPDGIFINRTSVDQIIYINSGGLRLLGATKSDQVLGKSVFQFLHPTFHAIVRDRIKRYRDLHTTAPLLEETYVRLDGTPIDVEVTAVPLLYQGEEMMFVVIRDITARKEIAAQGQRLERLAAIGQLLGGLAHELRNPLFILTGHLQLFREKLLQQEYATLPADLEKIEAAAGRMSRITERFLTLARPSQPRLEPCAVPTALRQTLEFLGNELMKNQIRVDTAITSDLPLVQADPKQLQEVFLNLMMNAMQAMVKAHGKGTLRVSARLVTDTGTRGRGERRVAASPRLPVSESADTGHGEGVTRGRGDGERWIEVRIQDDGPGILPEHRLKLFDPFFTTKPPQEGTGLGLWAVRTTVMALGGTVTCESDVGQGATFIVRLPVAENSGQPSAISYQP; from the coding sequence ATGCCCATAGACGCGTGCAGAAAGACCGGAATCGAGGTCATCGGCGAGGTGCCATGGGGCACGCACTTCTGTCAATTCTACAAGACCAAGGAAGATCTCCTCGATCTGCTCGTCCCGTATTTCACAGCGGGATTGGCACAGAACGAATTCTGCATGTGGGTGACCTCGGAGCCGCTGACCGAGGCGGAAGCCATGAGCGCGCTCCGCCAGGCCGTCCCCGACTTGGACCGCTACCTCGCGAAGGGGCAGTTGGAAATCATCCCGTATACCGACTGGTATCGCCGGGGCGGCGTCTTCGAGGCCGACCGGGTGCTGAGGGGCTGGGTGGAGAAGCTCGAGCAGGCGAGGGCCAAGGGCTTCGAGGGGCTGCGGTTGACCGGCAACACCTTCTGGCTCGAATCGCAGGAATGGCACGCCTTCGCCGACTATGAGCAAAAAGTGAACAGCGTCATCGGCCAATTCCGCATGATGGCGCTCTGCACCTATTCGCTGGACAAGTGCGGCGCCTCCGAGGTCATTGACGTGGTGTCCAACCATCAGTTCGCGCTGATCAAACGGGAAGGACGGTGGGCCCGCATCCAGAGCAGCGAGCAGAAACGCGTGGAGGACGAGTTACGCGAGAGAGAGGAGCGGTTTCGGACCCTGACGGAGTCGCTGCCGCAGTTGATCTGGACCTGCCTGCCGGACGGTCGGTGCGACTACTTGAGCCGTCAATGGATCGAGTACACAGGTATTCCGGAGGCCCCCCAGCTCGGCTACGGGTGGACGGAGCAACTGCATCCCGACGACCGCCGGCATGTCCAAAATGTCTGGGACGCAGCGGTGCGGGATGGCAATAAGTTCGACGTGGAGTTCCGCATCCGCCGGGCGGACGGGCTGTATCGGTGGTTCAAGACGCGGGCAGTCCCCCTGCGCGATCCGTCGGGCTGCATCGTCAAGTGGTTCGGCTCCAACACGGACATCGACGAGCAGCGGCGCGTGGAAGAAGAGGTCCGTCGGCTCAATGCCGAGCTGGAACAGCGGGTCGTCGAACGCACGGCGCAGCTTCAGACCGCCAACCGGAAGCTGGAAACGGAGATCGCCGAGCACGAACGTACGGAGGCGGCGTTACGGGAGGGCGTGGCCAGAGGCTTCCGACAGGTCGCCGCGCTCATCGCTCTGACCAAGCGCGCGGCGACGCAACACGGTGACGTGATGGCGTCGCTGCGACGCATCACCGAAATGTCCGCGAAGACGCTCGGCGTCGCGCGCGTCAGCATCTGGCGTTTCGACCCGGCGCGCCCGGTCCTGCGGTGCGTGGACCTCTACGAACGGGACGTCGACCGGCACTCGTCCGGACAGGAACTCCGTACCGGCGATTACCCGGGCTACTTCCTGGCGCTGTCCGAGGCCGACGTCATCGACGCGAGTGACGCGCATGCCGACCCGCGGACGCGCGAGTTTTCCGAGAGCTACCTCACACCCCTCGGCATCCGTTCCATGATGGATGCGACGATTCGACTGGGCGGTGTGCCGGATGGAGTCGTGTGCCACGAGCATGTCGGCCCGGTGCGGCACTGGACGCAGGATGAGCAGGCGTTTGCCGTGGCCATTGCCAACCAGGTCGCGCTCAGGCTGGAGGAATGGGAGCGCAAGCGTCTGGAAGAGAAGCACGGGCAATTGGCGGCGATCCTGGACTCCACCTCGGATTTCGTCGCCACGGCCGATGGGGATGGCCACGTCTTGTATGTGAACCGGGCCGGGCGGCGGCTGATCGGATTCGGGGAGGACGAAGATCTGACCGGACTCAGGATCGCCGACGAAGATCAGCCCCAGGGGCCCGCCGATTTCTTGCAACAAGGACTCCCCACGGCGGCGCGCGAAGGACAGTGGTCGGGCGAGACGGAATTGCTGGCGCGAGACGGACGGAAGATTCCCGTGTCCCAGGTCGTCCTGGCACACAAAGGCCCCGACGGGTCGGTGACGCTCTTCTCCACCATCGCTCGCGACATCACCGATCGGAAGCGGGCGGAGGAGACGCTCCGTCAGGCCGAGCAAAAACTCCGCGAGATTCTCGAGCACAGCACGAACGTGTTTTATGCCCATACCCCGGACCATGTTCTGACCTACTTGAGCCCGCAAGCCAGTGCGCTTCTGGCCTGTGCGCCGGCGATGGGGCAGACCAAATGGACGGAGTTTCTGACCGACAATCCGGTGAACCAACAGGGCTTCGAACTGACCCAGCGCGCGATTGACACGGGACAAGCCCAGCCGGCCTATGAACTGGAACTCAAGGCGATGGATGGACGCGTCATCTGGGTGGAGGTCCATGAAGCGCCCGTGGTTCGCGACGGCAAGACGACGGCCATCGTCGGCTCGCTGACGGACATCACCGAGCGCAAGCGGGTGGAGCAGGAGGTTCGTCTGGCTAAAGAACGGTTCCAATCCTTGGTCGAGACAATCGGCGACTGGATTTGGGAGATTGATCGGAACGGGCGGTACACCTATGTCAGTCCTCGCATTCAAGATCTATTGGGCTATGAGCCGGCGGACGTGATCGGAAGAACGCCGTTCGAGTTGATGCCTCCCGATGAAGCCGAGCGCGTGGCCGTGACCTTCGAGGCATTCCTTTCGGTGCATGCGCCTTTTACGGGCATTGAGAACACGAACCTCCACAAGGATGGACGTCGAATCGTGCTGGAGACCAGCGGGATGCCGGTCTTCGACGGCAACGGAGAGTTTCTCGGTTATCGCGGAACGGATCGCGACATCACCGACCGCAAGCGGGCGGAGGAGATGATCGAGGCCTCGCGGGATTTTTACCTGAAGCTCCTCGATGACTTCCCGACCCCCGTCTGGCGAGCCGGTCTGGACGCAAAGTGCAACTGGTTCAACAAGACTTGGCTGGACTTGACGGGCCGGACGTTGGAGCAGGAGCTGAGAGACGGCTGGGTGGAAGGGGTGCATCCGGACGATCGGGCCCGCTGCGTCCACGACTATCGTCAGGCGTTCGACGCCCACAGGCCCTTTGTGTTGGAGTACCGGTTGCGCCGCCACGATGGGGCCTATCGCTGGATGATGGATGTGGGACAACCGTTCAACGACCTGGACGGGACCTTCGCCGGGTATGTCGGGTCCTGTTATGACTTCACGGACCGCAAGCAAAGTGAAGAAGAGCAGCGCCGGCTCCAGCATTTCCTCGACTCGATCATCGAGAACCTTCCCGACATGGTTTTTGTGAAGGACGCGAGAGATTTGCGGTTTGTGTTGTTCAACAGGGCCGGTGAGGCATTGATCGGCCGCTCGCAGGAGGAGCTGATCGGGAAGTGCGATCACGACTTCTTTCCGAAAGAGCAAGCCGATTTCTTCGCGGCCAAGGATCGGGACGTCTTGGCCGGAGGGCAGCTCTTGGACATCCCGGAAGAACTGATCCAGACCAGGGATAAGGGCCAGAGAATTCTGCATACCAAAAAGATTCCAATCCTGGATGAACAGGGCGTACCCCGCTATCTGCTGGGTCTGTCTCAGGACATCACCGAGCGCAAGCGGGCGGAGCAGGCGCTTCGGGAGAGTGAGCAACGGTTTCGCGCCATGGTGGAAACCAGCCCCGACGGCATTTTCATTAATCGGACATCGGTCGATCAAATCATCTACATCAACAGCGGCGGTTTGCGGTTGTTGGGCGCCACCAAGTCCGATCAAGTCCTTGGCAAATCAGTGTTTCAGTTCCTTCACCCGACGTTCCATGCGATCGTGCGGGATCGCATCAAGCGATACCGCGACCTGCATACGACCGCGCCCCTCCTCGAAGAGACTTACGTCCGTCTCGACGGAACGCCCATTGATGTGGAGGTCACGGCGGTGCCGTTGTTATATCAAGGGGAAGAGATGATGTTCGTCGTCATCCGTGACATCACGGCCCGTAAAGAGATCGCGGCGCAGGGGCAACGACTGGAGCGGCTGGCGGCGATCGGACAACTGTTGGGCGGGCTCGCCCACGAACTCCGGAACCCCCTCTTCATCCTGACCGGCCATCTGCAACTGTTCCGGGAGAAGTTGCTCCAGCAGGAATACGCCACGCTGCCGGCCGATCTCGAGAAGATCGAAGCGGCCGCCGGCCGTATGAGCCGGATCACCGAACGGTTTCTCACCCTGGCCCGGCCTTCCCAGCCGCGACTGGAGCCCTGCGCCGTGCCGACGGCGCTGAGGCAGACGTTGGAGTTTCTGGGCAACGAACTGATGAAAAACCAGATTCGAGTCGACACCGCCATCACGTCGGATCTGCCCCTGGTCCAAGCCGATCCGAAGCAACTCCAGGAAGTGTTCCTGAACCTCATGATGAATGCCATGCAGGCGATGGTCAAGGCGCATGGCAAGGGGACATTGAGGGTGAGCGCGCGGCTTGTGACCGACACGGGGACACGGGGACGCGGAGAGCGCCGCGTCGCCGCGTCTCCGCGTCTCCCCGTCTCCGAGTCGGCCGATACGGGACACGGTGAAGGGGTGACACGGGGAAGGGGCGATGGAGAGCGATGGATAGAAGTCAGGATACAAGACGACGGGCCCGGCATTCTCCCGGAGCACCGTCTCAAGCTGTTCGATCCGTTCTTTACGACGAAACCGCCCCAAGAAGGCACGGGCCTGGGCCTCTGGGCGGTCCGCACAACCGTCATGGCCCTCGGGGGCACCGTGACCTGCGAGTCCGACGTGGGTCAAGGCGCGACCTTTATCGTCCGGCTGCCGGTGGCTGAAAACAGCGGTCAGCCATCAGCTATCAGTTATCAGCCGTGA
- a CDS encoding PAS domain S-box protein → MDITATRPDALPTLSTLKPGAHLCSLYETEEEHRTLLTPFLRQGLEQGEKVLYIVDARTAETILSYLRNDGLDVDPLLKRGQLGILTVREAYLREGTFDPDRMIALLRAATEQAVAEGYPALRVTGEMTWALRGLPGSEQLIEYEAKLNNFFPGSRCLALCQYDRRRFTPDVQLDILATHPMVAVGTELHDNPYYLPPAAFLAKDRSEARLEQWLNNLAARKQMDATLRRMIHDRGERVKELTCLYKSARLLQDRTKLPADLLQELAALLPPAWQYPEITAARITLDGQASATPNFAETPWKQSAAFETADGKRGTIEVVYLEEKPDEVEGPFLAEERNLINAVADSLVSYRERKQTEEALRASEETFRAISASAQDAVILLDHEGKISFWNQAAERIFGYPAHEALGRELHRVCAPERFREAYRRGWAQFRETGQGPVVGKTLELVAQRRNGSEFPIELSVSAVKLGGRWNAVGILRDIAERKQAQEALMREKSFSEATLNSLPGIFYLIDEDGHFLRWNWNLETTSGYTADEIRRMRALDLFKGDDKALITERIRECFATGRAEAEAGLVSKEGVSQPFFFTGVRFQADDRSYLVGMGVDLTQRKKAEEDLERFFALSLDLLCIVGVDGYFKRVNRAFVSTFGHSETELLAVPFAEFIHPDDRAGTNQVVARLAEGERLTYFENRYRCKDGSYRWLAWTAQARGGLIYAVARDVTEQKQVQERLQRINRDLRMVSLCNQALIRASDEATFLEKICRILVETGEYRTACVCVLEPAAGTAEPSTSRYGFPADYLASVTFTWADLQRMEPIATAMRTGRPAAARRIFTDPVWARWRDEASRFGYASFIALPLLSGEDRIGLVQIHSQDPDAFDAEAVELLAELADDAAYGVRQLRLRAERQRLSEQLISQGRTLDAFFLHSVTPLVILDRAFNFIRVNEAYAKACQREVSEFAGHNHFEFYPSDAQAIFEEVVRTGRPYQTVARPFAFPDHPEWGVTYWDWTLTPILDRRGAVESLVFSLNDVTERERAEEAVRQSEARQSLILHSVPMVLYTARPFGDYGGTWVSDNIEQVAGFPPKRFTDDPSLWVSRLHPDDRAAALASMRAAVERGGASSEYRWQCADGRYRWLLDRSVLVRDEAGQPKELIGIWLDITERKQMERHAQRIEQLASMGQLLGGIVHELKNPLFVVTGRLQLLKEKLANREYDGLEPDLQKIGDAAQRMGGIAQRFLTLARPIQPTLQLCSVAAILKGVLDFLSNELMKARITVVTEYAADLPPCRSDP, encoded by the coding sequence ATGGACATAACCGCCACACGACCCGATGCCTTGCCGACCCTCTCGACCTTGAAGCCGGGCGCGCACTTGTGTTCGCTCTACGAGACCGAGGAGGAGCACCGGACCTTGCTCACCCCGTTTCTCCGTCAAGGACTGGAACAGGGCGAAAAGGTTCTCTACATCGTGGACGCCAGGACCGCGGAGACGATCCTCTCGTATCTGCGGAACGACGGGCTGGACGTGGACCCCCTCTTGAAGCGAGGCCAGTTGGGCATCCTGACGGTTCGGGAGGCCTACCTGCGCGAGGGGACGTTCGACCCGGACCGGATGATCGCGTTGCTCCGAGCGGCCACCGAACAGGCGGTGGCGGAAGGCTACCCGGCCTTGCGCGTCACCGGCGAGATGACCTGGGCCTTGCGGGGGCTGCCCGGCTCGGAACAGCTGATCGAGTACGAAGCCAAGCTGAACAACTTCTTTCCCGGGAGCCGCTGCCTGGCGCTCTGCCAATATGACCGGCGTCGGTTCACCCCTGACGTCCAACTCGACATCCTGGCCACCCATCCGATGGTGGCGGTGGGCACGGAGCTCCACGACAACCCCTACTACCTGCCACCCGCCGCCTTTCTGGCCAAGGATCGGTCGGAGGCCAGGCTGGAGCAATGGCTGAACAATCTGGCGGCGCGCAAGCAGATGGACGCGACGCTGCGCCGGATGATTCACGACCGGGGCGAGCGGGTCAAGGAATTGACCTGCCTCTACAAGAGCGCGCGATTGCTGCAGGACCGCACAAAGCTGCCCGCGGACCTGCTGCAGGAACTGGCCGCGCTGTTGCCCCCGGCCTGGCAATATCCGGAGATCACCGCGGCTCGCATCACGCTGGATGGGCAGGCCAGTGCCACGCCGAACTTCGCCGAGACCCCGTGGAAACAGAGCGCGGCGTTTGAGACGGCGGACGGCAAGCGCGGCACGATCGAGGTGGTCTACCTTGAAGAGAAACCCGATGAAGTCGAAGGGCCTTTCTTGGCCGAAGAGAGAAACCTGATCAACGCGGTGGCCGACAGCCTGGTTTCATACCGGGAACGAAAGCAGACAGAGGAAGCGCTCCGCGCAAGCGAGGAGACCTTCCGGGCTATCAGCGCGTCGGCCCAGGATGCCGTCATTCTGCTCGATCATGAAGGGAAGATCAGCTTCTGGAACCAGGCGGCGGAACGGATTTTCGGGTATCCCGCCCATGAGGCACTGGGTCGGGAGCTGCACCGGGTCTGTGCGCCGGAACGATTCCGTGAAGCTTATCGGCGGGGCTGGGCTCAGTTCCGAGAGACGGGTCAGGGCCCGGTCGTGGGGAAGACTCTGGAGCTTGTGGCACAAAGACGGAATGGGAGCGAGTTCCCCATCGAATTGTCGGTCTCCGCCGTGAAACTGGGCGGCCGGTGGAACGCGGTCGGCATTCTCCGGGACATCGCCGAGCGTAAACAGGCGCAGGAAGCCTTGATGAGGGAAAAGAGCTTCTCGGAAGCCACGCTCAACAGTCTGCCGGGGATTTTCTATCTGATCGACGAGGACGGGCATTTCCTCCGGTGGAACTGGAACTTGGAAACGACGAGCGGGTATACGGCCGACGAAATCCGCCGGATGAGGGCATTGGATTTATTCAAGGGAGACGATAAGGCGCTCATTACGGAAAGAATTCGCGAATGCTTCGCCACCGGCCGGGCCGAGGCGGAAGCCGGCCTGGTGTCGAAGGAGGGGGTGAGTCAACCCTTCTTCTTCACAGGGGTCAGATTCCAGGCCGACGATCGGAGTTACCTCGTCGGCATGGGGGTCGATCTCACCCAACGCAAGAAGGCGGAGGAAGATCTCGAACGGTTCTTCGCCCTCTCGCTGGACCTCCTGTGCATCGTGGGCGTCGACGGGTACTTCAAGCGGGTTAACCGGGCATTCGTCAGCACGTTTGGCCATTCCGAAACCGAACTGCTTGCCGTCCCCTTCGCCGAATTCATCCATCCGGATGACCGAGCCGGCACGAATCAGGTTGTGGCGCGACTGGCGGAGGGAGAACGGCTCACCTATTTCGAGAACCGGTACCGGTGCAAGGATGGATCCTATCGCTGGCTGGCGTGGACCGCCCAGGCGAGGGGGGGATTGATCTATGCCGTCGCTCGAGACGTCACCGAGCAGAAGCAGGTGCAGGAGCGGTTGCAGCGGATCAACCGGGATCTACGAATGGTCAGCCTCTGCAACCAAGCCTTGATCCGCGCCTCGGATGAAGCGACGTTCCTGGAAAAGATCTGCCGCATCCTGGTGGAGACGGGGGAATACCGAACGGCCTGCGTCTGCGTGCTGGAGCCTGCCGCGGGGACGGCCGAGCCATCCACAAGCCGGTATGGGTTCCCCGCCGACTATCTGGCGTCGGTCACTTTCACGTGGGCCGACCTTCAGCGGATGGAACCGATCGCGACGGCGATGCGAACGGGCCGGCCGGCGGCGGCCAGACGGATTTTCACCGACCCGGTCTGGGCTCGCTGGCGCGACGAGGCCAGCCGATTCGGTTACGCCTCATTCATCGCCCTGCCCCTCCTGTCCGGCGAGGACAGGATCGGCCTGGTGCAGATTCATTCGCAAGACCCGGACGCCTTCGACGCCGAGGCCGTCGAGTTGCTCGCTGAGCTGGCGGACGACGCGGCGTACGGGGTGCGGCAGCTCCGGCTGCGCGCCGAACGTCAGCGGCTCAGCGAGCAGCTCATCAGCCAGGGGCGGACGCTGGACGCGTTCTTTCTCCACTCCGTCACCCCGCTGGTGATTCTCGACAGGGCGTTCAATTTCATCCGGGTCAACGAGGCCTACGCCAAGGCTTGTCAGCGCGAGGTCTCGGAATTCGCCGGCCACAACCACTTCGAATTCTACCCGTCCGACGCCCAAGCGATTTTCGAGGAGGTGGTGAGGACCGGAAGACCCTATCAGACCGTGGCGCGCCCCTTCGCCTTCCCCGACCATCCCGAGTGGGGCGTCACGTACTGGGATTGGACGCTGACCCCCATCCTGGATCGGCGAGGAGCGGTGGAGTCGCTCGTCTTTTCGCTGAACGACGTGACCGAGCGCGAGCGGGCCGAGGAGGCCGTGCGTCAGAGCGAAGCCCGGCAATCGCTGATCCTCCACTCCGTCCCGATGGTGCTGTACACGGCGCGGCCATTCGGCGACTACGGCGGGACCTGGGTCAGCGACAACATCGAACAGGTCGCCGGCTTTCCGCCGAAACGCTTCACCGACGACCCGAGCCTCTGGGTCTCACGCCTCCACCCGGATGACCGGGCGGCGGCCCTGGCGAGCATGCGCGCGGCGGTCGAACGTGGGGGCGCCTCTTCGGAGTATCGCTGGCAATGCGCGGACGGCCGGTACCGCTGGCTGTTGGATCGGTCGGTGCTGGTCCGGGATGAGGCCGGCCAGCCGAAGGAATTGATCGGCATCTGGCTGGACATTACCGAACGCAAACAGATGGAGCGGCATGCGCAGCGGATCGAGCAACTGGCGTCGATGGGTCAACTGCTCGGCGGGATCGTGCACGAACTCAAGAATCCGCTGTTCGTCGTGACCGGCCGTCTCCAATTGCTGAAGGAAAAACTGGCCAACCGGGAGTACGACGGGCTCGAGCCGGATTTGCAAAAGATCGGGGATGCGGCCCAGCGCATGGGCGGCATCGCCCAGCGGTTTCTGACTCTGGCCAGACCGATCCAGCCGACGCTGCAACTCTGCTCGGTCGCCGCGATCCTCAAAGGCGTGCTGGATTTCCTGTCCAACGAATTGATGAAGGCCCGCATCACCGTGGTGACCGAGTATGCGGCGGACCTGCCCCCCTGCCGGTCCGATCC